From Pontibacter actiniarum, a single genomic window includes:
- the gldL gene encoding gliding motility protein GldL, whose product MSKAKGRSFLFDVLMPKIYGIGAAVVIVGALFKIQHWEGANTMLIVGLLTEAVIFFLSAFQPQHAEPDWARVYPQLSDEYAGEALVPATAVSAGPSVTGKLDEMMRNADITPETINQLGLGLNRLSDTAAGLADISQATAATEEYTVRVRGAADQLDKINHAYANTADAIAKMAVSAADAQEYHSQVQGMTRNLGALNAVYEMELQDANTHLKAMNKFYGNLSMAMENLTDASKDTEQFKQEVSRLTQNLHSLNTVYGNMLSAMKG is encoded by the coding sequence ATGAGCAAAGCTAAAGGTCGTAGTTTCTTGTTCGACGTTTTGATGCCGAAAATATATGGTATCGGTGCTGCCGTCGTAATCGTGGGTGCGTTGTTCAAGATCCAGCACTGGGAAGGCGCAAACACTATGTTGATTGTGGGTCTTTTGACAGAGGCCGTTATCTTCTTCCTGAGTGCTTTCCAGCCACAGCACGCTGAGCCAGACTGGGCAAGAGTTTATCCGCAGCTTTCGGATGAGTACGCCGGTGAGGCGCTTGTACCTGCCACGGCAGTTTCAGCAGGCCCGTCTGTAACAGGCAAGCTGGACGAAATGATGCGCAACGCAGACATCACTCCTGAAACCATCAACCAACTGGGTCTTGGCCTGAACCGCCTGAGCGATACAGCTGCAGGTCTGGCCGATATCAGCCAGGCAACTGCCGCTACGGAAGAGTACACAGTGCGTGTAAGAGGTGCGGCTGACCAACTGGACAAAATCAACCATGCATACGCTAACACAGCCGATGCTATAGCTAAAATGGCTGTTTCTGCTGCTGATGCACAAGAGTACCACAGCCAGGTACAAGGCATGACCCGCAATCTGGGCGCCCTGAACGCTGTTTACGAAATGGAACTGCAGGATGCCAACACGCACCTGAAAGCCATGAACAAGTTCTACGGCAACCTGAGCATGGCCATGGAAAACCTGACTGATGCCAGCAAAGACACAGAACAGTTCAAACAGGAAGTTAGCCGTCTGACGCAAAACCTGCACTCACTGAACACAGTGTACGGTAACATGCTGTCAGCCATGAAAGGTTAA
- a CDS encoding SUMF1/EgtB/PvdO family nonheme iron enzyme yields the protein MNKLLKLSSFALAVVLLASCGMGRGPQGDLVGAEDRPEYNPQQVPYGMVACPGGTFHMGQADQDIAASMANLNKQVTIGGFYMDETEITNNEYRQFINVMMEDSLDVLGEEFVMTQLYPDTTVWVKDYTYHMGDPLMEYYFSHPAFDDYPVVGVDWFAAKYFSEWRTKHKNQANTEEGMAPMPAFRLPTEAEWEYAARGGRDMSVYPWGGPYLRNGKGCLLANFKPGRGDYYSDGFTYTAPVAQYFPNDFGLYDMAGNVSEWCEDAYSDATVPIVWDLNPVYTDDAEPRKVVRGGSWKDIAYFLETGTRNFEFQDSARSYIGFRNAMIYLGRSSGREF from the coding sequence ATGAACAAACTACTTAAGCTGTCTTCCTTCGCATTGGCGGTGGTACTGCTTGCAAGCTGTGGAATGGGACGTGGACCACAAGGCGATCTTGTTGGTGCTGAGGACCGACCGGAGTACAATCCGCAGCAGGTGCCGTATGGCATGGTGGCCTGCCCAGGAGGTACTTTCCACATGGGCCAGGCTGACCAAGACATCGCAGCATCCATGGCCAACCTGAATAAGCAAGTGACTATTGGTGGCTTCTACATGGACGAAACCGAAATCACAAATAACGAATACCGTCAGTTCATCAACGTGATGATGGAAGACTCGCTTGACGTGCTCGGCGAGGAGTTTGTGATGACGCAGTTGTACCCTGATACAACCGTTTGGGTAAAAGACTATACCTACCACATGGGCGACCCGCTGATGGAGTACTACTTCTCTCACCCGGCGTTCGACGACTATCCGGTGGTAGGCGTGGACTGGTTTGCTGCCAAGTACTTTAGCGAGTGGCGCACCAAGCACAAAAACCAGGCAAACACCGAAGAAGGAATGGCGCCAATGCCAGCCTTCCGACTGCCGACAGAGGCGGAGTGGGAATACGCTGCCAGAGGCGGACGCGATATGTCTGTTTACCCTTGGGGCGGGCCTTACCTGCGCAACGGCAAAGGCTGCTTGCTGGCAAACTTTAAGCCGGGCCGCGGCGACTACTACAGTGACGGCTTTACCTATACAGCCCCTGTCGCACAGTATTTCCCGAACGACTTTGGCCTGTACGATATGGCAGGCAACGTGTCTGAGTGGTGCGAGGATGCATATTCTGATGCTACTGTTCCGATTGTATGGGACTTGAACCCGGTGTATACCGACGATGCCGAGCCACGCAAAGTAGTAAGAGGCGGTTCATGGAAAGACATCGCGTACTTCCTGGAGACTGGCACGCGTAACTTTGAGTTCCAGGACTCAGCCAGGTCTTACATTGGCTTCCGTAACGCCATGATTTACCTTGGCCGTTCATCAGGCAGAGAGTTTTAA
- a CDS encoding PorP/SprF family type IX secretion system membrane protein, whose protein sequence is MKKLLPVLLLVLFAAPLAMAQQQPQFTHYGFNGMQISPAYAGITNRPEFLSIYRYQWLGYEASFDDGGAPRTFFLSANTPVRLLHGGVGLNLMRDKIANTTVLSAALSYSFHINIGETGKLGLGVQGNVNNYKKERYRAIDDNDPSVPYNSSDTKFDLGAGVWYESETFYAGGGVTNLLHAEYAFADSANTGTGTLLGENHVYATAGYHFPLTTDLTLTPTVLLKHDTETLSFDAGGRATYLEKYWVGLNYRHEEAVSALVGVSLFQDNALRVGYALDLTTFDEAAKAATSHEVMVSYRLAEPVIRFKPPVRTPRYYFSR, encoded by the coding sequence ATGAAAAAGCTTCTACCTGTATTGCTGCTGGTGCTCTTTGCAGCGCCGCTCGCCATGGCGCAGCAGCAGCCCCAGTTTACCCACTATGGGTTTAATGGCATGCAGATAAGCCCGGCCTACGCCGGCATCACCAACCGGCCAGAGTTCTTATCCATATACCGCTACCAGTGGCTGGGCTATGAGGCTTCGTTTGACGACGGCGGTGCCCCGCGAACGTTTTTCCTCTCGGCCAACACGCCGGTTCGCTTGCTGCACGGAGGCGTGGGCCTGAACCTGATGCGGGATAAGATCGCCAACACCACGGTGCTGTCGGCCGCGCTCTCCTACTCCTTTCACATCAACATCGGCGAGACCGGAAAGCTTGGCCTGGGAGTGCAGGGCAATGTGAACAATTACAAGAAGGAGCGGTACCGCGCCATCGACGACAATGACCCGAGCGTGCCTTATAACAGCTCAGACACGAAGTTCGATTTGGGCGCGGGCGTGTGGTACGAGTCAGAGACCTTTTACGCGGGCGGCGGCGTAACCAACCTGCTGCATGCGGAGTATGCGTTTGCCGACTCCGCCAACACCGGAACCGGCACCCTGCTGGGTGAAAATCACGTTTACGCCACAGCCGGCTACCACTTCCCCCTGACAACCGACCTGACCCTTACGCCGACCGTTTTGCTGAAGCACGACACGGAGACGCTTTCGTTTGATGCCGGCGGCCGCGCAACTTATCTTGAAAAATATTGGGTCGGATTGAATTATCGACATGAAGAAGCTGTTAGTGCACTTGTGGGAGTGTCTCTGTTTCAGGACAATGCGCTGCGGGTTGGGTATGCACTTGATTTAACCACCTTTGATGAGGCTGCCAAGGCGGCCACCTCGCATGAGGTAATGGTGAGTTACCGACTGGCCGAGCCGGTGATCCGGTTTAAGCCGCCAGTGAGAACCCCTCGATACTACTTTTCCAGATGA
- a CDS encoding uroporphyrinogen-III synthase: protein MAESKAKGSANPERHKLPIKSILVTQPQPTTDNSPYLSIAEKYDIKVDFRAFIEVEPVPFKEFRKDKVDILAHTAVIFTSRNAVDHFFRICQESKIEMPADMKYFCISDQTAYYLQKYITLRKRKLFVGEKTAKDLFEVIKKHKNEKFLFPCSNIRKDDIPSFLATNKIKHTEAIIYKTVAADLSDLDDVTYDCLAFFSPSGIHSLFINFPDFKQNNTRIAAFGPTTAKAVRDAGLELDIEAPMPNAPSMTGAIEVYIQNQMQETKK from the coding sequence ATGGCTGAAAGCAAAGCAAAGGGCTCTGCGAACCCTGAAAGACACAAGTTACCGATTAAGAGTATACTGGTTACGCAACCACAGCCTACTACTGATAACTCCCCCTACTTGTCTATAGCTGAGAAGTATGATATCAAGGTAGATTTCAGGGCGTTTATTGAGGTGGAGCCGGTTCCTTTTAAGGAGTTCCGCAAGGATAAAGTAGATATTCTGGCGCATACTGCCGTGATCTTCACGAGCCGTAACGCCGTGGACCACTTCTTCCGCATCTGCCAGGAAAGTAAGATTGAGATGCCGGCTGATATGAAGTACTTCTGTATCTCCGACCAGACAGCGTACTACCTGCAGAAGTACATCACGCTGCGCAAGCGTAAGCTGTTTGTGGGCGAGAAAACGGCCAAGGACCTGTTTGAGGTGATCAAGAAGCACAAGAACGAGAAGTTCCTGTTCCCTTGCTCCAACATCCGCAAGGACGACATTCCGAGCTTCCTGGCGACAAACAAGATCAAGCACACCGAAGCCATCATCTACAAAACCGTGGCGGCGGACCTCTCGGACCTGGACGACGTGACCTATGACTGCCTGGCCTTCTTTAGCCCGTCAGGCATTCACTCGCTGTTCATCAACTTCCCGGACTTCAAGCAGAATAACACCCGGATCGCGGCTTTCGGGCCCACCACGGCCAAGGCGGTGCGCGATGCAGGCCTGGAGCTGGACATTGAGGCGCCAATGCCGAATGCCCCGTCCATGACCGGAGCCATTGAGGTTTACATACAGAACCAAATGCAGGAAACAAAAAAGTAA
- a CDS encoding DUF4271 domain-containing protein — protein sequence MLCTLVWLGALVAPVQGQVLPLEQKNTLTSNWMVHREGADQLVPYVAGVHTEYNALHQWLPVTQAQPFLVAFAAPKDLCLFLNNQLIFKADSAANYTLDLTRYSKGMEPVEGKYLFTVWHPVQQPNVNTFRNVPRVSGAAPEANQRPFSIQVREYVNQNAFIIFILAIGLIYGLLRINYPVDFQGVFNLNGFLRTSAQSELSTAKSVGAASNVLFVLAFSLSLALLIAAIHTNVQHIKLFNRLFPVSEADITTKIIFYTVLIFLVVLLKYVFLKVMAFIFGLEQVVQLQYREFIRSLLFLGLFLPLVMLLYLALNAVMPEEILLISSLAVSLVLVITTLRVYYTVNKKASVLNLHLFSYLCATEVIPLAIMLKLIVFNF from the coding sequence TTGCTATGTACCCTCGTGTGGCTGGGCGCGCTTGTGGCGCCTGTGCAGGGGCAGGTATTGCCGCTGGAGCAGAAAAACACCCTCACCAGCAACTGGATGGTGCACCGCGAGGGGGCCGACCAGCTGGTGCCCTATGTGGCAGGGGTGCATACGGAGTATAACGCGCTGCACCAGTGGCTGCCGGTTACGCAGGCCCAGCCCTTCCTTGTTGCCTTTGCCGCCCCCAAGGACCTCTGCCTGTTCCTGAACAACCAGCTGATCTTTAAGGCCGACTCCGCCGCCAACTACACCCTGGACCTAACCCGGTACAGCAAGGGCATGGAGCCCGTGGAGGGCAAGTACCTCTTTACCGTGTGGCACCCTGTGCAGCAGCCCAACGTAAACACCTTTCGCAATGTGCCGCGGGTATCGGGCGCCGCGCCGGAGGCCAACCAGCGGCCTTTCTCCATACAGGTGCGGGAGTACGTAAACCAGAACGCCTTCATTATCTTTATACTTGCCATCGGGCTTATTTACGGCCTGCTGCGCATCAACTACCCGGTGGACTTCCAGGGCGTGTTCAACCTGAACGGCTTCCTGCGGACCAGTGCCCAGTCGGAGCTGTCCACGGCCAAGTCTGTGGGAGCCGCCTCCAACGTGCTGTTTGTGCTGGCCTTCTCCCTCTCGCTGGCCCTGCTGATTGCGGCCATCCACACCAATGTGCAGCACATTAAGCTGTTTAACCGGCTGTTCCCAGTTTCGGAGGCCGACATCACCACCAAGATCATTTTTTACACGGTGCTGATATTCCTCGTGGTGCTCCTGAAATATGTTTTTTTGAAGGTGATGGCGTTTATCTTCGGCCTGGAGCAGGTGGTGCAGCTGCAGTATCGCGAGTTTATAAGATCGTTACTATTTCTGGGGCTCTTCCTGCCGCTGGTGATGCTGCTCTACCTGGCGCTGAACGCCGTGATGCCCGAGGAGATCCTGCTAATCTCGAGCCTGGCGGTGTCGTTGGTGTTGGTTATCACGACACTGCGTGTGTATTATACTGTAAATAAGAAAGCCTCTGTGCTTAATTTACATTTATTTTCGTACCTTTGCGCCACAGAAGTGATCCCGCTAGCCATTATGCTTAAACTGATAGTTTTTAACTTTTAA
- the lipB gene encoding lipoyl(octanoyl) transferase LipB: MQKNTEIQFEHLGLIDYKEAWDYQDKLFTSILDLKVQNRKAAEGEQVPTPNYLLFCYHPHVYTLGKSGHEDHLLLNEAGLEAKGATYYKINRGGDITYHGPGQIVGYPILDLENYFTDIHKYLRFLEEAIILTLADYGIQAGRIQGLTGVWLDHEEQRNPRKICAMGVKCSRWVTMHGFAFNINTDLDYFNNIVPCGISDKAVTSLAKELGHEVPLAEVEEKLLKHLAALFEATITTAAHEEGY; encoded by the coding sequence GTGCAAAAAAATACAGAAATACAGTTCGAGCACCTGGGGCTGATCGACTACAAAGAAGCGTGGGATTACCAGGACAAGCTTTTTACCTCCATCCTGGACCTGAAAGTGCAAAACCGCAAGGCAGCGGAGGGGGAGCAGGTGCCGACGCCGAACTACCTGCTTTTCTGCTACCATCCCCACGTGTACACGCTGGGCAAGAGCGGGCACGAAGACCACCTGCTGCTGAACGAGGCGGGGCTGGAGGCCAAAGGCGCTACCTACTACAAAATCAACCGCGGCGGCGACATCACTTACCACGGCCCGGGCCAGATTGTGGGCTATCCCATTCTGGACCTGGAAAACTACTTTACCGATATACACAAGTACCTTCGCTTTCTGGAGGAGGCCATAATCCTGACGCTGGCCGACTACGGCATTCAGGCGGGGCGCATCCAGGGCCTGACGGGGGTGTGGCTCGACCATGAGGAGCAGCGCAACCCGCGCAAGATCTGCGCCATGGGCGTAAAGTGCAGCCGCTGGGTAACCATGCACGGCTTTGCCTTCAACATCAACACCGACCTCGACTATTTTAATAACATTGTGCCCTGCGGGATTTCTGATAAAGCCGTAACTTCGCTGGCCAAAGAGCTGGGGCATGAAGTGCCGCTGGCCGAAGTGGAGGAGAAATTGTTAAAGCACCTGGCTGCATTGTTTGAAGCCACTATTACGACAGCTGCACATGAAGAAGGATATTAA
- a CDS encoding bifunctional phosphoglucose/phosphomannose isomerase gives MCLFEKPYKSCTLQAVRAAVLLTTVTMKQLVEGFIQQLRHAIEIGERATVTFAGPPYANVVLAGMGSSGVGGNIVQSYVADKLSVPVIVNKGYSLPAFVSPNTLFIATSFSGNTEETLSAVREAMEAEASVGFITTGGELLRMAQENNMPHIVVPGGSGQPRASLGYFLVQQLYLLYYAGLLDDTFKTELSQSVNLLEEQIGSIKVQASALANAFQGKLPVLYASDAFEPVALRLQQQLNENAKQLAHVNALPEMNHNEVEGWQCPEKLFGQPVVLTMKTSYDHPRVRLRMDLTKKVLEQKKQDVLEVEAVGATLLEQMLYLVHLSDWVSVYLAELNSANPNTIDSINYLKGEISKV, from the coding sequence GTGTGCTTATTTGAGAAGCCATATAAATCTTGTACTTTGCAGGCAGTTAGGGCTGCCGTGCTATTAACGACAGTTACTATGAAACAACTTGTTGAAGGCTTTATCCAGCAACTGCGCCACGCCATCGAAATCGGGGAGCGTGCCACAGTTACGTTTGCCGGCCCTCCCTACGCCAACGTAGTGCTGGCAGGCATGGGCAGCTCCGGGGTTGGCGGCAACATTGTTCAGTCCTACGTAGCCGACAAGCTATCGGTGCCGGTGATTGTAAACAAGGGCTACAGCTTGCCGGCCTTTGTTAGCCCAAATACGCTGTTCATCGCCACCTCCTTCTCCGGGAACACCGAGGAAACCCTCTCGGCGGTACGCGAGGCGATGGAGGCAGAGGCCAGCGTAGGCTTTATCACCACGGGCGGAGAGCTTTTGCGCATGGCGCAGGAGAACAACATGCCGCACATTGTAGTGCCCGGCGGCTCGGGGCAACCGCGTGCCAGCCTGGGGTACTTTCTGGTGCAGCAGCTGTACCTGCTGTACTACGCCGGCCTGCTCGACGATACCTTTAAAACGGAACTGAGCCAGAGTGTAAACCTGCTGGAGGAGCAGATCGGAAGTATAAAAGTGCAGGCCAGTGCGCTGGCCAACGCCTTCCAGGGCAAGCTGCCGGTGCTTTACGCCAGCGATGCGTTTGAGCCGGTTGCCCTGCGCCTGCAGCAGCAGCTGAACGAGAACGCCAAGCAGCTGGCGCATGTGAACGCCCTGCCGGAGATGAACCACAACGAGGTGGAGGGGTGGCAGTGCCCGGAGAAACTATTCGGACAGCCGGTTGTTCTTACCATGAAAACCTCCTACGACCACCCCCGCGTGAGGCTGCGCATGGACCTGACAAAAAAGGTGCTTGAGCAGAAGAAGCAGGATGTGCTGGAAGTAGAGGCCGTGGGGGCCACCTTGCTGGAGCAGATGCTTTACCTGGTGCACCTGTCCGATTGGGTGTCGGTGTACCTGGCGGAGCTAAACAGCGCAAACCCAAACACGATTGACAGTATCAATTACCTGAAAGGGGAAATATCTAAAGTATAA
- a CDS encoding YraN family protein produces MASQISTHLRTGQLGENHAATYLRKQGYTVLRQNYRYKRAEVDIIAQKGNLLVFAEVKTRATNKYGYPEEAVNAKKEEMLLSAAEAYILQQEWQHEVRFDIIAVTLSSPPAIHHIEDAFH; encoded by the coding sequence ATGGCTTCTCAAATAAGCACACACCTCCGCACCGGCCAGCTGGGCGAAAACCACGCCGCCACTTACCTGCGGAAGCAGGGTTATACTGTACTGCGACAGAACTACAGGTATAAACGCGCGGAGGTAGACATCATTGCGCAGAAAGGTAACCTGCTGGTGTTTGCAGAGGTAAAGACGCGCGCTACTAATAAGTACGGCTACCCCGAGGAGGCGGTTAATGCCAAGAAGGAGGAGATGCTCTTAAGCGCGGCCGAGGCCTACATCCTGCAGCAGGAGTGGCAGCACGAGGTGCGGTTCGATATCATCGCGGTCACGCTTTCCTCGCCGCCGGCTATACACCACATAGAGGATGCCTTTCATTAG
- a CDS encoding toxin-antitoxin system YwqK family antitoxin produces the protein MEKSVYTLVVGVFLLALGGCGQPKWNSDYNLDMARLKESSKTDALASADTTQPTVEVKNPLEEEMEKKERKRRQKRSKRYFLGHKVKRAYTKSGGRYKETIETFSYLPEHVEPNEYAPFKYYYDTKKGKLARSGSNVEDVDRYKVLHGPYEKTINGEVVEEGYFYVGTKHLRWEKYRNNEDHTLVDKEHYEKGFLRDAVVTYYGDTKKIKEVIPYEYGEVQGTYYRFYENGQLEWSGQYQKGRKIGVWINYYDFRNRRHYEYQYPETVYDKPHEPFLIREYDRHATPIYERGKFDKRSQASNK, from the coding sequence TTGGAAAAGTCGGTTTATACGTTGGTGGTAGGTGTTTTTCTGTTGGCGCTTGGCGGCTGCGGCCAGCCTAAGTGGAACAGCGACTATAACCTGGATATGGCGCGCCTGAAGGAAAGCAGCAAAACCGATGCACTGGCCTCGGCCGATACCACCCAGCCTACCGTGGAGGTGAAGAACCCGCTGGAGGAGGAGATGGAGAAGAAAGAGCGCAAGCGCCGGCAAAAGCGCAGCAAGCGCTATTTTCTGGGGCACAAGGTAAAGCGCGCCTATACCAAGAGCGGTGGCCGCTACAAAGAGACCATCGAGACTTTCAGCTACCTGCCGGAGCACGTGGAGCCGAACGAATACGCCCCCTTCAAGTATTACTACGACACTAAAAAAGGCAAGCTTGCCCGCTCTGGCTCTAACGTGGAAGATGTTGACCGCTACAAGGTGCTGCATGGCCCTTACGAGAAAACCATTAACGGGGAGGTGGTAGAGGAAGGCTATTTTTACGTTGGCACCAAGCACCTGCGCTGGGAGAAGTACCGCAACAACGAAGACCATACCCTGGTGGACAAAGAGCACTACGAGAAGGGCTTTCTGCGCGATGCGGTGGTGACCTACTACGGCGATACCAAGAAGATAAAGGAAGTGATCCCGTATGAGTACGGAGAAGTGCAGGGCACCTACTACCGCTTCTATGAGAACGGGCAGCTGGAGTGGAGCGGGCAGTACCAGAAAGGCCGCAAAATAGGCGTCTGGATCAACTACTACGACTTCCGGAACCGCCGCCACTACGAATACCAGTACCCCGAAACAGTTTACGACAAGCCGCATGAGCCGTTCCTGATCAGGGAATACGACCGTCACGCCACGCCTATCTACGAGCGGGGCAAGTTCGATAAGCGCTCCCAGGCCAGCAACAAATAG
- the htpG gene encoding molecular chaperone HtpG encodes MEERGNISIHTENIFPIIKKFLYSDHEIFLRELVSNAVDATQKMKRLSSIGEFTGDLGELKVKVAVDKDAKTITISDNGIGMTAEEIKKYINQIAFSGATEFVERFKDSGDKDQIIGQFGLGFYSAFMVASRVDIITKSYKEGAEPARWTCDGSTEFEITDAQKAEHGTDVVLHVAEDSEEFLEPVRIRTILDKYCKFLPVAVEFEGEVINNPNPIWTKQPADLKEEDYKEFYKELYPMAEPPLFWIHLNVDYPFNLTGILYFPKLKNDFEVQRNKIQLYSRQVFITDEVKDVVPEFLMLLHGVIDSPDIPLNVSRSFLQADSSVKKINTYITKKVADKLSEIFRKDRETFEKNWDDISVFVKYGMLSDDKFYEKAKDFVLLQSTEGKYYTIEEYKALVQANQTNKNEQLVLLYTSDAEKQHAFVEAAQNRGYDVLKLDSVIDSHFIGLLEQKLEKTTLKRVDSETIDKLVEKDEVKESVLSDTEKEDLKGVYEQAIDNKNMTVEVAPMSPDDAPVVITLPEFMRRMKDMNRAGGGGMMFMGDMPDMYNVTVNANHPLNQRVLKAEEKAKLARQAFDLALLSQNMLSGAALTSFVKRSFDLMTQE; translated from the coding sequence ATGGAAGAAAGAGGTAATATCTCCATCCACACCGAGAATATTTTCCCGATTATCAAGAAGTTCCTGTACTCCGACCACGAGATCTTCCTGCGCGAGTTGGTAAGTAACGCCGTGGACGCCACGCAGAAAATGAAGCGTTTGTCTTCTATTGGCGAGTTTACCGGTGACCTTGGCGAGCTGAAGGTAAAAGTAGCGGTAGATAAAGACGCTAAAACCATCACCATCTCCGACAACGGTATCGGTATGACGGCCGAGGAGATTAAAAAGTACATCAACCAGATCGCTTTTTCGGGTGCCACGGAGTTTGTGGAGCGCTTTAAAGACTCCGGCGACAAAGACCAGATCATCGGTCAGTTCGGTTTGGGCTTCTACTCTGCTTTTATGGTGGCATCACGTGTTGATATCATCACCAAGTCTTACAAAGAGGGAGCAGAGCCTGCCCGCTGGACTTGCGACGGTAGCACAGAGTTTGAGATTACAGATGCGCAGAAAGCGGAGCACGGTACAGATGTCGTGCTACATGTTGCAGAAGACTCAGAGGAGTTCCTGGAGCCGGTACGCATCCGTACTATACTTGATAAGTACTGCAAGTTCCTGCCGGTGGCGGTAGAGTTTGAGGGCGAGGTGATCAACAACCCGAACCCGATCTGGACAAAGCAGCCAGCCGACCTGAAAGAAGAAGACTATAAGGAGTTTTACAAAGAGCTGTACCCGATGGCGGAGCCGCCGCTGTTCTGGATTCACCTGAACGTAGACTATCCGTTTAACCTGACAGGTATCCTGTACTTCCCTAAGCTCAAGAACGATTTCGAAGTACAGCGCAATAAGATTCAGCTGTACTCTCGCCAGGTGTTTATTACCGATGAGGTAAAAGACGTGGTGCCGGAGTTCCTGATGCTGCTGCACGGTGTAATCGATTCGCCGGACATTCCGCTGAACGTGAGCCGCTCCTTCCTGCAGGCCGACTCCAGCGTGAAGAAGATCAACACCTACATCACCAAAAAAGTAGCCGACAAGCTGAGCGAGATCTTCAGAAAAGACCGCGAAACCTTTGAGAAGAACTGGGACGATATCAGCGTGTTTGTGAAGTACGGCATGCTGAGCGACGACAAGTTCTACGAAAAAGCAAAGGACTTCGTGCTGCTGCAAAGCACCGAGGGCAAGTACTACACAATAGAAGAGTACAAAGCGCTGGTGCAGGCCAACCAAACGAACAAAAACGAGCAGCTGGTGCTGCTGTATACATCGGATGCCGAGAAGCAGCACGCCTTTGTGGAGGCGGCACAGAACCGCGGCTACGATGTGCTGAAGCTGGATTCTGTAATCGACAGCCACTTTATCGGCCTGCTGGAGCAAAAGCTGGAGAAAACTACCCTCAAGCGCGTTGACTCCGAAACCATCGACAAGCTGGTGGAGAAGGATGAGGTGAAGGAAAGTGTACTGTCCGATACCGAGAAAGAAGACCTGAAAGGCGTGTACGAGCAGGCGATTGACAACAAGAACATGACGGTAGAGGTAGCGCCGATGTCGCCGGACGACGCGCCGGTGGTAATCACACTGCCGGAGTTTATGCGCCGCATGAAGGACATGAACCGTGCAGGCGGTGGCGGTATGATGTTTATGGGCGATATGCCAGACATGTACAACGTGACCGTTAACGCGAACCACCCGCTGAACCAGCGCGTGCTCAAGGCAGAGGAGAAGGCCAAGCTGGCGCGCCAGGCTTTCGACCTTGCCCTGCTGTCGCAGAACATGCTATCCGGTGCCGCTCTGACCAGCTTCGTGAAGCGCAGCTTCGACCTGATGACGCAGGAGTAA